Proteins from one Mycolicibacter virginiensis genomic window:
- a CDS encoding alkyl/aryl-sulfatase: protein MENQPVSATIEAAHAAHLKALPFGDTTDFADADRGFIAALTPCVITAADGQVVWDNDSYDFLAGDPPTSVHPSLWRQSQLAAKQGLYEVVEGIYQVRGFDISNITFVEGDSGVIVIDPLISTEVAAAALKLYREHRGGDRPVTAVIYTHSHADHFGGVLGVTSQADVDAGRVAVLAPEGFIEHVVAENVYAGTAMLRRAGYMYGTVLSRGPRGQVGCGLGQNTSTGEVSVIVPTVTISQTGESHVIDGVQIEFQMAPGTEAPAEMHFYFPQFRALCMAENATHNQHNLLTLRGALVRDPRAWAGYLTEAIDTFAGRADVVFASHHWPTWGTERIAQYLGLQRDLYAYLHDQTLRLLNRGFTGVEIAEQFQLPPALENAWHARGYYGSVSHNVKAVYQRYLGWFDGNPARLWPHPPEALGPRYTAALGGVDRVVELAEAAFNDGDFRWAATLLDHAMFTDADHAGARRLYADTLEQLAYGAENATWRNFFLSGATELRTGNFGTVGQVTSVALISQLSPEQLFESLAIRINGPRAWDLALALDVSFADTGVNYRLTLRNGVLVHRKTPADPDSADVTVTAPTKLALLAALLGNGGLEVSGDQSAWANLLGALDNPDPNFNIVTP from the coding sequence ATGGAGAACCAGCCGGTGAGTGCAACGATCGAAGCCGCCCACGCCGCGCACCTCAAGGCGCTGCCCTTCGGCGACACAACGGATTTCGCCGACGCAGACCGCGGCTTCATCGCCGCACTGACACCGTGCGTCATCACCGCCGCCGACGGCCAAGTGGTCTGGGACAACGACAGCTACGACTTCCTCGCCGGTGACCCGCCGACCTCGGTGCACCCGTCGCTGTGGCGCCAATCGCAGCTGGCCGCCAAGCAGGGTCTCTATGAAGTGGTCGAGGGCATCTACCAGGTGCGCGGCTTCGACATCTCCAACATCACCTTCGTCGAAGGCGACTCCGGGGTCATCGTCATCGATCCGCTGATCTCCACCGAGGTCGCCGCCGCCGCACTGAAGCTCTACCGGGAGCACCGCGGCGGGGACCGCCCCGTCACCGCGGTCATTTACACCCACAGTCACGCCGACCATTTCGGCGGCGTGCTGGGCGTGACGTCGCAGGCCGACGTTGACGCCGGGCGGGTGGCCGTGCTCGCCCCCGAGGGCTTCATCGAGCACGTGGTGGCCGAGAACGTCTACGCCGGCACCGCGATGCTGCGCCGGGCCGGCTACATGTACGGCACCGTGCTGTCCCGCGGCCCGCGCGGGCAGGTCGGCTGCGGCCTGGGGCAGAACACCTCGACCGGGGAGGTGTCGGTCATCGTCCCCACCGTCACCATCTCCCAGACCGGCGAGTCCCATGTCATCGATGGCGTACAGATCGAGTTCCAGATGGCGCCGGGCACCGAGGCGCCGGCCGAAATGCATTTCTACTTCCCGCAATTCCGGGCGTTGTGCATGGCCGAGAACGCCACCCACAACCAGCACAATCTGCTGACACTGCGCGGCGCGCTGGTTCGTGATCCGCGGGCCTGGGCGGGTTACCTCACCGAGGCCATCGACACCTTCGCCGGGCGGGCCGACGTCGTCTTCGCCTCGCACCACTGGCCGACGTGGGGCACCGAGCGGATCGCGCAGTACCTGGGGCTGCAGCGCGATCTGTACGCCTACCTGCACGACCAGACGCTGCGGCTGCTCAACCGCGGCTTCACCGGAGTCGAGATCGCCGAACAGTTCCAGCTGCCGCCCGCGCTGGAAAACGCCTGGCACGCCCGCGGCTACTACGGCTCGGTGAGCCACAACGTCAAAGCCGTCTACCAGCGGTATCTGGGCTGGTTCGACGGCAACCCGGCCCGGTTGTGGCCGCACCCGCCCGAGGCCCTGGGACCCCGCTACACGGCGGCGCTGGGCGGAGTGGACCGCGTTGTCGAACTGGCCGAGGCAGCCTTCAATGACGGTGATTTCCGCTGGGCAGCAACCCTGCTCGACCATGCGATGTTCACCGACGCCGACCACGCGGGGGCACGCAGGCTCTACGCCGACACGCTGGAACAACTGGCTTACGGCGCGGAGAACGCGACCTGGCGCAACTTCTTCCTCTCCGGCGCCACCGAACTGCGCACCGGCAACTTCGGCACGGTCGGTCAGGTCACCTCGGTGGCACTGATCTCGCAACTGAGCCCCGAGCAGCTCTTCGAGAGTCTGGCGATCCGGATCAATGGGCCGCGGGCCTGGGATCTGGCGCTGGCTCTGGATGTCTCGTTCGCCGACACCGGGGTCAACTATCGCCTCACCCTGCGCAACGGGGTGCTCGTGCACCGCAAGACGCCGGCGGACCCGGACAGCGCGGACGTCACCGTCACGGCGCCCACCAAGCTGGCGCTGCTGGCGGCGCTGCTGGGCAATGGTGGGCTGGAGGTCTCCGGCGACCAGAGCGCCTGGGCGAACCTGCTCGGTGCACTGGACAACCCCGAC
- a CDS encoding sensor histidine kinase codes for MCSSRLCKSRQAGLWRTWSLRARLLAGQIVLLTVACLGIGAVTELALYQYLVGQLDHQLSDASRRSARLHGQPLPPPGHRHHRPRPGPGPDFLDAPGQPAGMVGAVMESGSTPGSGQDVEAGYLSISGQREELSPSATTRLTDVSAGEPPVTRRLDGVGRYRVVATTARRGDDVIVTGLPLAAVDDTMVRVLLIFGLVTLVAVAAVATAGSVVIRRALTPLRRVAQTAGEVAGLPLDRGEATLPVRVAESDANPRTEVGQLGAAVNRMLDHIAAALSTRQDSETRVRQFVADASHELRTPLTAIRGYTELAQRIPVSDGADSQALAHALSRVQSETERMTRLVEDLLLLARLDSGRPLEHEPVDLSRMAVDTVSDAHVGGPDHQWQLDLPDEPVTVPGDAARLHQVVANLLTNARVHTGPGTVVTLRLGVDGDDAVLSVTDDGPGIPAEFLPEIFQRFARGDTSRSRKGGSTGLGLAIASAVVRAHRGTITVSSEPGRTAFTVRLPRGLLPPPRG; via the coding sequence ATGTGCTCAAGCCGGCTGTGTAAATCGCGGCAAGCCGGCCTGTGGCGCACCTGGTCGCTGCGGGCGCGGCTGCTGGCCGGTCAGATCGTGCTGCTCACCGTGGCCTGCCTGGGTATCGGCGCGGTGACGGAACTGGCCCTCTACCAGTATCTGGTCGGCCAACTCGACCACCAGCTCTCCGACGCCTCGCGCCGCTCCGCGCGGCTGCACGGCCAGCCCCTGCCGCCGCCCGGACATCGGCATCACCGACCGCGCCCGGGGCCCGGCCCGGACTTCCTGGACGCCCCCGGCCAGCCGGCCGGCATGGTCGGTGCCGTGATGGAAAGCGGGAGTACTCCCGGGTCTGGTCAAGACGTCGAGGCGGGCTATCTGAGCATCTCGGGTCAGCGGGAGGAGCTGAGTCCTTCCGCCACGACGCGATTGACCGATGTGTCGGCCGGCGAACCCCCGGTGACGCGGCGCCTCGACGGCGTGGGCCGCTACCGGGTGGTCGCGACCACCGCTCGACGTGGTGACGACGTGATCGTCACCGGGCTGCCGCTGGCCGCGGTGGACGACACCATGGTCCGGGTGCTGCTGATCTTCGGGCTGGTCACCCTGGTCGCCGTGGCCGCGGTGGCCACCGCCGGCAGTGTGGTGATCCGGCGAGCACTGACCCCGCTGCGGCGCGTCGCGCAGACCGCCGGCGAAGTCGCCGGCCTGCCGTTGGACCGCGGTGAGGCGACGCTGCCGGTGCGCGTCGCCGAATCCGACGCCAATCCCCGCACCGAGGTGGGACAACTGGGCGCGGCGGTCAACCGGATGCTCGACCACATCGCTGCCGCGCTGTCGACCCGCCAGGACAGTGAGACCCGGGTGCGCCAGTTCGTCGCCGACGCCAGTCATGAGTTACGCACGCCGCTGACTGCGATCCGCGGTTACACCGAATTGGCGCAACGAATTCCGGTATCAGACGGAGCGGACTCGCAAGCGTTGGCGCATGCGTTGAGCCGGGTGCAGTCCGAGACCGAGCGGATGACCCGACTGGTCGAAGACCTGCTGCTGTTGGCCCGGTTGGACTCCGGCCGTCCGCTGGAGCACGAACCGGTGGACCTGTCCCGAATGGCGGTCGACACGGTCAGCGATGCCCACGTGGGAGGACCGGACCATCAGTGGCAACTCGATCTGCCCGACGAGCCGGTGACGGTGCCCGGTGACGCCGCCCGATTGCATCAGGTGGTGGCCAACCTGCTCACCAACGCCCGCGTCCACACCGGTCCGGGAACCGTGGTGACCCTTCGGCTGGGTGTCGACGGAGATGACGCCGTGCTGAGCGTCACCGACGACGGCCCGGGAATCCCCGCGGAGTTCCTGCCGGAGATCTTCCAGCGATTCGCCCGCGGCGACACCTCCCGGTCGCGCAAGGGCGGCAGCACCGGTCTCGGGCTGGCGATCGCCTCGGCGGTGGTCCGGGCCCACCGGGGCACCATCACCGTCAGCAGCGAACCCGGCCGGACCGCGTTCACCGTGCGTCTGCCCCGGGGTTTGCTCCCGCCGCCCCGCGGGTAG
- a CDS encoding response regulator transcription factor: protein MSRADGKPITVLVVDDESVLAEMVSMALRYEGWTTATAGDGASAIAAAKAERPDVVVLDVMLPDMSGLDVLPKLREINPRLPVLFLTAKDGLEDRIAGLTAGGDDYVTKPFSIEEVVLRLRALLRRTGVSTAEAGAQIVVGDLVLDEDSHEVTRGGDPITLTSTEFELLRYLMHNAKRVLSKAQILDRVWDYDFGGRANIVELYISYLRKKIDNGRPPMIHTLRGAGYVLKPAV from the coding sequence ATGTCGCGCGCCGACGGCAAGCCCATCACGGTGCTGGTGGTCGACGACGAGTCGGTGCTGGCCGAGATGGTGTCGATGGCGCTGCGCTACGAGGGCTGGACCACCGCGACGGCGGGGGATGGCGCCTCGGCGATCGCCGCCGCCAAGGCCGAACGCCCCGACGTGGTGGTGCTCGACGTGATGCTTCCCGACATGAGCGGACTCGACGTCCTGCCCAAGCTGCGCGAGATCAACCCGCGGCTGCCGGTGCTGTTCTTGACCGCCAAGGACGGCCTCGAGGACCGCATTGCGGGGTTGACCGCTGGCGGCGACGACTACGTCACCAAGCCGTTCAGCATCGAAGAAGTGGTGTTGCGGCTGCGAGCGCTGTTGCGCCGCACCGGGGTGAGCACCGCCGAGGCCGGGGCCCAGATCGTGGTCGGTGACCTGGTGCTCGACGAGGATTCCCATGAGGTGACCCGGGGCGGTGATCCGATCACGTTGACGTCCACCGAATTCGAGCTGCTGCGTTACCTGATGCACAACGCCAAGCGGGTGCTGTCCAAAGCGCAGATCCTGGACCGGGTGTGGGACTACGACTTCGGCGGCCGAGCCAACATCGTCGAGCTCTACATCTCCTATCTGCGTAAGAAGATCGACAACGGCCGACCGCCGATGATCCACACGCTGCGCGGTGCGGGCTATGTGCTCAAGCCGGCTGTGTAA
- a CDS encoding nuclear transport factor 2 family protein, producing MARSPQEIFDHHLQALLARDVDELLVDYTDESELITAAGVARGSSGIRAAFSQLSAALADANFEIKSQTYSGNVLLLEWTLEAAGFSVDGVDTFLFGEDSIRVQTISQQVRPNS from the coding sequence ATGGCACGCTCACCGCAGGAAATCTTCGACCACCATCTCCAGGCTCTGCTCGCCCGCGACGTCGACGAGCTGCTCGTCGATTACACCGACGAATCGGAGCTGATCACCGCCGCCGGCGTAGCGCGGGGCAGCAGCGGCATCCGGGCCGCGTTCAGCCAGCTGTCCGCCGCGCTGGCCGACGCGAACTTCGAGATCAAGTCGCAGACCTACAGCGGCAACGTGCTGCTGCTGGAATGGACGCTGGAGGCAGCGGGTTTCAGCGTCGACGGAGTGGACACCTTCCTGTTCGGCGAGGACTCGATCCGGGTGCAGACGATCTCCCAGCAGGTCCGGCCCAATAGCTGA